From the Candidatus Methanosuratincola sp. genome, one window contains:
- a CDS encoding substrate-binding domain-containing protein produces MEPRYLVWLEEKGKYIIGEKEARILEGVRNYGSLIAAAKSAGITYAHAWNLVEDMSRRLGEAIVFSRRGGEDGGGTSLTAKGEELLEEYLRIEAKVGACLGARTPRVFREVRRADLVIVGSSCMGIKVISGLMQGLSVEIAEVGSTAGITAVMIGEADLAGLHIYDEESGKYNAPFIRKFWPAGSALLIKGYLREQGFIVESGNPKRIYSLRDVVKKGYKIANRNAGSGTRNILERLILQDGIDPSKLRGYEHELRTHEEVAKEVYEGRAAIGIGLRAAAERFGLDFIKICDEEFDFVCEKRRLHKKGLQTFLNVLRSEEFRIRVEEEPGLRCTPDTGNVVEVTG; encoded by the coding sequence ATGGAACCGAGGTATCTAGTCTGGCTTGAAGAGAAAGGAAAGTACATTATAGGAGAGAAGGAGGCCAGAATCCTTGAGGGCGTCAGGAACTATGGCTCCTTGATCGCGGCAGCAAAATCAGCAGGAATAACGTATGCCCATGCATGGAATTTGGTTGAGGATATGTCTAGAAGGCTGGGCGAAGCCATCGTGTTTTCCAGGAGGGGCGGGGAGGACGGCGGCGGGACTTCGCTTACCGCAAAAGGAGAGGAGCTTCTGGAAGAATATCTCCGGATCGAAGCTAAAGTGGGTGCCTGCCTTGGTGCAAGGACTCCAAGGGTATTCCGCGAAGTCAGGAGAGCGGATCTTGTAATTGTGGGCAGCAGTTGTATGGGGATCAAGGTGATCTCTGGGCTGATGCAGGGACTGTCGGTCGAGATAGCTGAAGTTGGATCTACTGCGGGCATCACGGCAGTGATGATAGGCGAAGCGGACCTAGCGGGGCTACATATCTACGACGAGGAGAGCGGGAAGTACAACGCGCCCTTCATCAGAAAGTTCTGGCCAGCCGGTTCGGCTTTACTAATAAAGGGATACCTGAGGGAACAGGGGTTCATTGTGGAGAGCGGGAACCCCAAAAGGATCTATTCGTTGAGGGATGTGGTAAAGAAAGGGTACAAGATTGCTAACAGAAATGCGGGCTCGGGGACCCGAAACATTTTGGAGAGGCTGATCCTCCAGGATGGGATTGATCCTTCCAAACTAAGAGGGTACGAGCACGAACTCAGGACGCACGAGGAGGTTGCGAAGGAGGTATACGAGGGGAGGGCAGCGATTGGCATCGGCCTCAGGGCGGCAGCGGAACGTTTCGGTCTTGATTTTATAAAGATCTGTGATGAGGAATTCGATTTCGTCTGTGAGAAGAGGAGGCTGCACAAAAAGGGGCTGCAAACCTTTCTAAATGTCCTCCGGAGTGAAGAGTTCCGGATCAGAGTCGAGGAGGAGCCAGGTCTCCGATGCACTCCGGATACAGGGAACGTGGTAGAGGTCACGGGCTGA